In Spea bombifrons isolate aSpeBom1 chromosome 12, aSpeBom1.2.pri, whole genome shotgun sequence, the following proteins share a genomic window:
- the LOC128469718 gene encoding pleckstrin homology-like domain family A member 2, with amino-acid sequence MVAIKEGDLEKRSDSFLQLWKKRRCVLTADGLHFYTDPRKRGKSKVLRFDSLAKLECVERKGDRVYFTLVTMDGQEIDFRCRERSRWNAEITLALVGFQNKRAVQELRARKENQSREPGNRLRSWGP; translated from the coding sequence ATGGTGGCCATCAAGGAGGGCGACCTGGAGAAACGCAGCGATAGCTTTCTTCAGCTATGGAAGAAGAGAAGATGCGTGTTGACCGCCGACGGCCTACATTTCTATACAGACCCTCGGAAAAGAGGCAAGTCCAAAGTGTTGCGCTTTGACTCGCTGGCGAAGCTCGAATGCGTGGAGCGAAAAGGAGACCGCGTCTACTTTACCCTCGTGACGATGGACGGCCAGGAGATAGACTTCCGTTGCAGAGAACGCAGCCGGTGGAATGCGGAGATCACTCTGGCGCTGGTGGGTTTCCAGAACAAAAGAGCGGTGCAAGAACTTAGGGCAAGAAAGGAGAACCAGTCCCGTGAGCCGGGGAACCGTTTAAGAAGCTGGGGTCCGTGA